One Gammaproteobacteria bacterium genomic window, GAATGGGTACAAATTTACTCTCGTTGATAAAATTGGTGCTAAAATTTTTTGCGCGGGTGGTGGTGATATTAAGCGTCCCCGTCTGCTCATCAAGCGCATAATGTAAATCAATAAAATCATCTAAGGCATAAAAAATATTGCCTTCGTATTGAATAAATTTTTTATCTGCAAGATTAAAGTGCCACTTTGTTAAGTCAGTTTTATTAGCCCAAAACTGTTTATGTTGATTCTGTAAAAATAAGCTTGATTGTTCTAGTTGCTGTCCATTGATTACAACGGCAAGAAATAAAGGAGTAAAACTTGAGTGACTTGTACTGGCGAAAACATTTTGCGAGATTACAAACAATAGTATTAAATACAATGACTGTATAAGAAAGCGTTTCATCCGTTAATATCTGCAAGTTTTTTTATGGTAATATTTTTGGACAAAAGAAATCCACCGCTTCAATTAATAGAAACGCTATTTTTATAAATTTAGGTGACTTATGTAGTGACCGTTGTAGATAACCAGCCTTTATTAGTATTAGCTTCAATCAAAAAACTCGTGGAATTTTTTGCTATATTCGGCAAAGGCAAAATCCAAGCAATCATCTGCTTGGGCAGAACATAACGAACTTCCTGGTTACTAATAAATGCTTCACTGTCAACACTGGTTTTTACTAAGAGACCAAGTATTTTGATGTGCTGATTACCCAAATTGTTTAAGCTCACATATAAATTCTGCCCTTGTTTTTTGGCTTGCCAGCGCCAATTAATTTTAGCCGTTGCATCAACATTAGCATTCACAAAAATCGGGATACCAATTCTAGAAATAATACGAACCTCTCCTCCAGCTTGTGGGGAGATTTGCCGACCAGGAATTTCTGTAACATACAAGCGATAGGATAATTCCTGGGAAAAATCAGCTGATCTTATCAAACCCACACGGATAATTTGCTGTTTATTTGGTGCAATACGGATGATGGGTGGTGTAACTAATATTTCATGGGTATCTGAGTAGCTATCGTTCCCGTTGCTTTGACGCCAGCGTTTGATTCCTAGTTGTAGATTGAGAGGTTCATCGTCACGATTTGTTAATGTCACAATTTCAATTCGCTGTTTGGCATTTAAATCAATCCGCAAAGGTGAAATCTGCAACGAACTCCCCCATGCGGAAAAGGAAAAACCTATCAATACCAGCATTAAATATTTTATTTGATTTTGCACTTGCTAGATCCCTAGAAATTAACTGTTGCCACTACTGTATCTGAATAACTATCGACAGACATGTCTTGACCACCAGGGATAGAGCCACAAACATTGTAAGTCCTTGCTGTTTTGCTAAGCGGGGATGTTAAAGCCAAAGCATTACCGTAAGTGCCTGGACCTGGCGTGCCATTTCCCCAAATAGGACGACTTGAGAAAGGACTAGCACAAGCAGCACCTGCTGTATTACTAGGTGGTTGATATAGTGTGTAAGATAAAAGATCAGACGAAGTCGCACCCTGCATATGAGTGGTATTGGTAGAAAAATGCAAGCCCTGACCTAAACTAACCCAAAGATTGGTGACAGGCGTATTCTTGGTACAAGTCACCACCACAGTACCAGTTGCTTCTAAGGGATTAGTCGCATTTGCTACAATCGGATCGTAATTGCCAAAAGCAACAGGCGTGGTACTGATCGTGCAATTACCCACGACTGTGGCGGTAACGCTCAAATTATACGTAGCTATGCCTGCATAACCAGGCAAAACGCACAAATAAATGCAGATCAAACCAAACACTAGGAACGATAGAAATCTTTTCATCAAACTCTCCATGTAATTTACTATGAAGAATTCTAAGCTTAGATTGCAAAGTTGTAATTGATTTAAATCAATAATTGAAAAAAATATTCTTACTTTTCACTCGGAGTTTGCCGATATCTTGCAATTTTCTAAGCATTCGGCTGACAGTTTCAGTGCTTAAATTCAAGTAATT contains:
- a CDS encoding fimbria/pilus periplasmic chaperone; translated protein: MQNQIKYLMLVLIGFSFSAWGSSLQISPLRIDLNAKQRIEIVTLTNRDDEPLNLQLGIKRWRQSNGNDSYSDTHEILVTPPIIRIAPNKQQIIRVGLIRSADFSQELSYRLYVTEIPGRQISPQAGGEVRIISRIGIPIFVNANVDATAKINWRWQAKKQGQNLYVSLNNLGNQHIKILGLLVKTSVDSEAFISNQEVRYVLPKQMIAWILPLPNIAKNSTSFLIEANTNKGWLSTTVTT
- a CDS encoding spore coat U domain-containing protein — its product is MKRFLSFLVFGLICIYLCVLPGYAGIATYNLSVTATVVGNCTISTTPVAFGNYDPIVANATNPLEATGTVVVTCTKNTPVTNLWVSLGQGLHFSTNTTHMQGATSSDLLSYTLYQPPSNTAGAACASPFSSRPIWGNGTPGPGTYGNALALTSPLSKTARTYNVCGSIPGGQDMSVDSYSDTVVATVNF